One region of Macadamia integrifolia cultivar HAES 741 chromosome 11, SCU_Mint_v3, whole genome shotgun sequence genomic DNA includes:
- the LOC122092875 gene encoding basic salivary proline-rich protein 1-like, producing MGRAVVRLVVCLALLTMLLLVAADDKNEGNNNNNDDDNNNNDDDNNKQEDGKDHDSPPSKDGKDHNPPPPPEDEGKTHHPPPPPQKVQNPPPPPPEKVKSPPPPPPKNVGNPPPPPQKIGNPPPPPPVQNSPPPPPQKVGNPPPVKNPPPPPLVQNPPPPPPQKIGNPPPPSPQNVGNPPPPPPQKVPNLPPPPQQELGNPPPPSPQNVGNPPPPQQELGNPPPPPPQKTENPPPPQQKVENPPPPPQQEVGNPPPQKTENPPPPQQKLENPPPPPQQEGGNPPPQKVENSPPPSENPPPPSPEKVQNPPPPQQEVGNPPPPLQQELGNPPPPKQEAGNPPPAQQEGGNSPPPPPEEVQNPPPPPQQRGENPPPSPQNENKAKCKVKKYKSCYGQEFSCPSSCQGGDCVVDCESCKPVCKCDMPGAVCQDPRFIGGDGITFYFHGKKDRDFCLISDSNVHINAHFVGRRNKDMHRDFTWVQSLGVLFDSHRFYVGALKTSTWDQSVDRLALTFDDEPIFLPQSEGATWKSTSTPAVSIARTRSTNSVTFEVEDNFRIMATVVPITEKESRVHNYGITKDDCFAHLELGFKFYMLSEDVHGVLGQTYRNDYTSRVKISAEMPVMGGVREFSSSDLFSIDCSVARFHQGRLPITGTTSEYASMECRSGVIGRGIVCKK from the exons ATGGGTAGAGCTGTGGTGCGCCTAGTTGTGTGCCTTGCTCTTCTGACCATGCTTCTATTGGTTGCTGCAGATGATAAGAATGAaggaaacaacaacaacaatgacgatgacaacaacaacaatgacgACGACAACAACAAACAAGAGGATGGAAAAGATCACGATAGTCCTCCTTCCAAAGATGGAAAAGATCACAATCCTCCACCTCCTCcagaagatgaaggaaaaaCGCACCATCCTCCACCTCCTCCACAGAAAGTACAAAATCCTCCTCCACCTCCCCCAGAGAAAGTAAAAAgtcctcctccacctccaccaaaaAATGTAGGgaatcctcctcctcctccacaaAAAATAGGGAATCCTCCTCCGCCTCCTCCAGTACAAAAttctcctccacctcctccGCAAAAAGTAGGGAATCCTCCTCCAGTAAAGAATCCTCCTCCGCCTCCTCTAGTTCAAaatcctcctccacctcctccacAAAAAATAGGGAACCCTCCTCCACCTTCTCCACAAAATGTAGGAaatcctcctccacctcctccacAAAAAGTACCAAATCTTCCCCCACCTCCTCAACAGGAATTAGGGAATCCTCCTCCACCTTCTCCACAAAATGTAGGAAATCCTCCACCTCCTCAACAAGAATTAGGGaatcctcctccacctcctccacAAAAAACAGAGAATCCTCCACCTCCTCAACAAAAAGTAGAGaatcctcctccacctcctcaaCAAGAAGTAGGAAATCCTCCTCCACAAAAAACAGAGAATCCTCCACCTCCTCAACAAAAATTAGAGaatcctcctccacctcctcaaCAAGAAGGAGGAAATCCTCCTCCACAAAAGGTAGAGAATTCTCCTCCACCTTCAGAGAATCCTCCACCACCTTCCccagagaaagtacaaaatcCTCCTCCACCTCAACAAGAAGTAGGGAATCCTCCTCCACCTCTTCAACAGGAACTAGGGAATCCTCCACCTCCTAAACAGGAAGCAGGGAATCCGCCACCAGCTCAACAGGAAGGAGGGAAttctcctccacctcctccaGAGGAAGTTCAGaatcctcctccacctcctcaaCAGAGAGGAGAGAACCCTCCACCTTCTCCCCAGAATGAGAACAAGGCCAAGTGCAAAGTGAAGAAGTACAAGAGTTGTTATGGTCAGGAGTTCAGTTGCCCTTCAAGTTGTCAAGGGGGAGATTGTGTGGTAGATTGCGAATCTTGCAAGCCCGTTTGTA AGTGTGACATGCCAGGCGCAGTTTGCCAAGACCCAAGATTCATAGGTGGTGATGGCATCACTTTCTATTTCCACGGTAAGAAAGACCGCGACTTCTGTCTCATCTCCGACTCCAACGTCCACATTAATGCCCACTTCGTTGGCCGTCGCAACAAGGACATGCACAGGGACTTCACCTGGGTCCAATCCTTGGGAGTCCTCTTCGACTCTCACCGCTTCTACGTCGGTGCTCTCAAGACTTCCACTTGGGACCAGTCTGTCGATCGCCTCGCCCTCACTTTTGACGACGAACCCATCTTCCTCCCTCAATCTGAAGGTGCCACTTGGAAATCCACCTCCACCCCTGCTGTGTCCATCGCTAGAACACGCTCCACCAACTCTGTCACCTTCGAAGTTGAAGATAACTTCAGGATTATGGCCACGGTGGTCCCCATCACAGAGAAAGAGTCTCGGGTTCACAACTATGGCATAACTAAGGATGACTGCTTCGCTCATCTAGAGTTGGGCTTCAAATTCTATATGTTGAGCGAGGATGTTCATGGGGTGTTGGGTCAGACATATAGGAATGACTACACCAGTAGGGTTAAGATATCGGCGGAAATGCCTGTGATGGGTGGGGTTCGTGAGTTCTCCTCATCAgatctattctccattgattgcTCTGTCGCCCGCTTCCACCAAGGTCGGCTTCCGATCACTGGAACTACTTCTGAATATGCTAGTATGGAGTGTAGGAGTGGCGTGATTGGCCGTGGCATTGTTTGCAAGAAGTAA